The Desulfuromonas sp. DNA segment GGCCGAGAACTCGAAGGATCCGGGGACGGACACCTCGGGAATGGGCTCACTGCTGATTTCGGTCGTGACACTGAATGTTTCGGAATAAGGGGAATAAATAACCCTTTTCCACCGTTTTTGATAGGCCCGCACCCGATAGAAGTAGGTCTGCCCTTCGGAGAGATTCGCATCACTGCAACGGCAGAGAACTCCTTCGGTTCTCATGACCTCGGCGAATCCGCTGTTCGGGCTCTGGCTGCGCTCGATGGAATACCCACTCGCCGAATCGCTGAGGCTGAAGACCCAGTCAAGATCGACCTGGCCCGGGGAAACCTCTTTGGCCGCAACGGAGATAAAGTCCCCGGAATTGACTTTGAGCGGCGCTGCTGAGACTTGGGTGGAAAAAGCCAGGAAGACCCCCAGGCAGATCAGAAGGGAAAATATCATTTGCCCGCGGGAACGAAGGGGGGGTTGATAATCCATGCGACTACCTCCAGAGTGTTTTTTTCCGAGTTGTGTTTTGACTATTTTGTTTTCCATGTTTTTAAATCCTTAAAAGGCCAACAAGATCAAACTTAAGACACAAAAAATGCGTCCATCTTTTTGGCCGAAGATGAACGCATTTGCTACTATTGACGGAGGGAACCGTACAGCATGCGTTAACCTCTTCGGCAACCCGGCCATCCATGTTATGGACCCGTGGCTTTGCACCCCCAGATTTCTCTGGGTTCGCCTTTTTCCGAGGCTTACCTTTACGATAAATTAGACAGTCAAGGTTCCACTCATCATCCTTTCTTTCTTGGTGATCTTTAAATCAAACAATGCTTTGAAGTTGATAATTATTCAAACACAATCAATACGTTTATTACATGTCCACAATCTTCTTTGAGATCTCTTTGGTTAGATGTCTTCCTGATAGAGCATTTTGCGTGCCAAGCTTTTTTCGATTTTATTAACCTTGATCACCTACTGTCATTATTTTTGACCATAAACTTTTTCTTGCGCTTAAATGGTAGCAACCATTACCGTTTTACAAAAGGGCCACATACGCATCTTCTGACTAACGAATAATCCTTTGCCGACTGTGCATTTTTACAGTCGTTTACCCGGCTATTCGCTAGTTCCCCAAACAGCGACTGCTAATAAATTTTCACTACTCTTCGAATCCTTTCTCATACAACAAAAAAATTTGGATCATGTTGCCGGCTTTCAAAAACAAACATTTCAAAGACTTAAATGGAACCGTTCCATTCATCAAAGGTGATTCAAGATCGTTCAAAGCATATGAAGATTTGTCGATATTCATTTGCCCCCCTCCCTCCCCTACTGCTTGTTGACTTCCGGGTCAAACAAAAAGGCAGAGTTTCAAATCTTGGGACATCCCGAGAGTTCGCCCTCTTTCTCTGCGAATCCCTTACCCCGCCTCCCGATAAAGGAGGATGTCTTTTCCCTTGTGCAAAATCCGTGTCCAGTTTGCATAACTGGCCATTCCACAAGGGGAAACCCTCCCTCTAGGCCACGGACCATGCGTGTTCCATACCTTGGTTGGATAGACCTGTTTCCTTTTGGCGACAAAAGAAGGCACACACTCACGCTAAAAGACAGAAAGGCCCATCCGTCGGTGACGCAGATGACAGACAACACGAACAACCAAAAGTTCTATTGTCCGATTTCGCCTCGATTTGCCCTGCCTGGGAGCCCTGTTTCCGGGAGAGTTCGTGGGCGGAGGACCTTACCGCGCGACTTCTCGGAGATGTCGCATTTATACGACAGGGATCATTATCCGTGGGGTGGTGGACAGGCGCCCCGTGGGGACGCGGCCGATCCCAGGGAGACATTCGGAGCCCGTTAAGAGTCCGGAATTAGATGCAAAGTCCCCCTATTGGCTTTGAACATAAGGGGGAATGTTTACGAAACGGACGCACCTGCAGGAAAGATGTTTATCCCCCCATCGATCCCCGGACGTGAATCGGTCTGGGTTCTTCCTGAGTCCTGCCCCACTAAACAAAACCAACTTGACACAATATTCATTTTTCTATATATTCAGTTTTATCAAGCCACTGACAGGCCCCATACAAGGAGTCCGTGAAACATGACCACTTCTTCAGCCTCGATACAATTCCACCCCGGCCACTCCGGCAGAGCACTTCACAAATGGCTTTTGGCCCTGGTGATGGTGACCGTCATCGCCCTGGGTTGGAAATATCCCCTGCTCGGTTTTGCCGTCCCGGCAGCCATGGCCACGGGCATTGTCGGCGGGCTGTTCAGGGGCCGTTTCGTATGCGGGAACATCTGCCCCCGCGGCAGCTTCTTCGACACCTACTTCAACCTTGTCGGGAGCTCAAAGCCCGTGCCCCCCTTCCTGCAAAGCATGGGATTCCGCTGGTCTGCCCTGGCAGCCATGATGGGCTTCATGACCTGGCGCATCCTTCAGGACCCCGGCAGCCTCAGTCACTGGGGAAGCGTCTTCTGGTCCATATGCGCCATCACAACCGGCCTCGGCGTGGTTCTTGGCCTTGCATACCGCCCGCGCACCTGGTGCTCTTTCTGTCCGGTGGGGACGATGCAGAACGCCCTTGGGGGCCACAAGGATCCCCTCCGGATCGACGCCGGCTGCAAGTCCTGCCGCATCTGCGAAAAGAACTGCCCCATGGGGCTTTCCATCGCCGAGCACAAGGAGGCGGGCCAGATCCCTCACCGGGACTGCCTCAAGTGCTCCTCCTGCGAAACAACCTGCCCCGCCGGAGCCCTTTCCTGGGACAAGGCCGCCTGAGGTCCCTGGGACACCTCTCCTGAACGCAAAAAAGGCCGCCCGTAAAGGCGGCCTTTTTTGCGTTATCGGTGACTATTGCTGGTTCAGGGAAGGTCCGGCTCGTCGTCCACGGTCGGGTTGAGGACCGGGTCAGCCCCGGCGTAGGAAGAGCCTTCGCCCATGCTCCACTCGAACCAGGAACTGTCGAAGTTGCTGACCTGCGGGTAGCCCATCATGTAGCCGTAGAACCAGGCCAGGCTCGAGCGCCAGGCGGTGCCGCAGTAGAAGCTCAGGTGTTTGTCGGCCGTGATGCCCTGATCCGCCCAGAAGGCTTCGATATCGGCAGGGGCCTTGAGGGTGTTGTCGGCGTTGACGTAGTCTTCCATGCTCCAGGGGCCGCTGCCGGCCTTGCCCCAGACCGCGCCGGGAATGCGGCCGTCGGTGGGGATGTAGCCGTAGGGGGCGCTGGCGCCTGCATATTCATCTTCGGAGCGGATATCGACCATCAGGGCACCGGTGACGACCCCGTTTACGACATCACGAACATGAGAGATGTCGACCTTGTATTCCGGATGCAGGGCCGCCGAAGCGCCGAAATCGCTCACCGGGGTCCGGGCAACCGCCTCCGTCGATCCCTCATAACCGGCGCTCACCCAGGCATCGTAACCGCCCTCCATGAACCGGACATCGTCCACGCCGGCATAGATCAGTGTCCAGACCAGGCGGGCAACGGCCGAGGCGTCGGGGCCATAGACCACCACGGTTGTGTCCTTGTCGATCCCCATGTAGGCGATCCCGGGCAGCAGGTACTGGTCTGGATAGATATTCCACCAGTTCCGCGGCAGGGAATCGTCGGGGCCGAGCCCCTTGGCGGCGTCCTCTTCCACGGTGGTGCTGCGGTCCCAGCAGGCCGGTTCGCCGGCATCCACCGGCCAGTCGTTGCGGGCATTGAAGCAGTCGTATTCGATCTCGTCGGTGTTGACGTGAATGGCGCCGGGGATATGACCGTTGTTGTAGGAGTCGCCGGCAGGGCCCCAATTCACCTCTGCGATGACATAGGGCTTGCCGAAATTGTCGTTTTCAAGGAGGACTTCCTTGGTCCACCTGGCATCGACCAGGCGGCTGACATTCTCATAAGAGTCGGCGTCCCATTCGGGATGAACCCCGTAGGCGACGGACCGGCCGGAGGGGGCCTGAATCCAGCCGTCGGTGCTTCCCGGCAGGTCGGGGTCGGCCACATATGAGGGGTCCTCGATGTAGTTCGTGCTCCACCCTTCCCAGCCGTCCGAATAGTTGCGAACGTTTTCATACCCCATCAGGTAAGCGTAGAGAAAGCTCAGGCTCGATCGGTAGCCGCTGCCGCAGTAGAAAACCACCTCCTTGTCGAAGGTATCGTCGGCAGCCGCCGGTGCGATCCCCAGCCCCCGCCACATGTCGCGGACCTCGGAGAAGCTCCGAAGCGTTCCGTCGTCATCCAGGTATTCCCGGTCAGGATTGTCGGCATTAAAGGCGTAAACCGCCCCGGGGATGCGCCCCTTGTTGGCGACATAGCCGTAGCCGCTCACCTCCCCGGCATATTCCTCATAAGATCGGACGTCGGCGAAAATCGTATCCCCGGCATCGTAGCGGGCAGCCGCATCATCGGTGGTTGCGAGATATTCCGGGTGAACCGTGCCGGCGAAGGTTGCCGGAACCGGCTCGTTGATGGTCGTCTCCCCGTCGAATCCGGCGGACGTCCAGGCCTCGTAGCCGCCGTTCAACAACCGCACGTCCTCGACCCCTGCGTACTTGAGGATCCACCAGAGGCGGGCGGCGAAGATGGGGCTGCCGCTGTAGACGACCACCGTGGTGTCGGCCGTGATCCCCATGCTGCCGACGGCGGCCCGGAGTTCCTCGTCGGGGAGCATGAACCAGCGGGGGTAGCCGTTCTCGTAGGTGTCGGAGTTGGAGTGGATGGCCCCGGGAATGTGCCCCTTCAGGTAGGAGTCGTCCGCCCACCCCTGGGCCATGTCCTCGAAGCTGCCCCACTGGGTTTCGAAAATAAGGTATTTGCGATCCCGCTCGTAGGGGTAGTCTGCGGGGGCGTCGGCCGTGCTTCCGGGGGCATGATAATCGATCAGCCCCTTGACCCAGCCGGGGTGGACCAGCTCCGCATACTTTTCCATCTTGTCCATGGGGTAGGTCGCCGCGTCGGCCGCCGCCCAGTCCCACATGGAGGCGTCGTAGTTGGCCACCCGCTCGTAGCCCATCAGGCGCCCCAGGAAGTAGAAGAAGCCGCTGCGAATGCCGGCGGTGCAGTAGGCGACCACCTCCTTGTCGGCGGTGATGCCGCGGGATTCAAAGAGTGCCGTGAGGTCGGCGTAACCGAGAACGGTGTTGTCGTCGTTGTAATACCATTCGTAAGGAAGCTGGACGGCACCGGAGATATGCCCCCCGCGAGCCTCGCCGTAGAGGGTCCAACCGTTGTACTCGTCGTCGGTGCGGGTATCGACCGTGACGAAATCGGCGTCTCCGAGGCGGCTGTTGATATATTCCTTGTCCGGATTAACCGCCGG contains these protein-coding regions:
- a CDS encoding fibronectin type III domain-containing protein, which gives rise to MENKIVKTQLGKKHSGGSRMDYQPPLRSRGQMIFSLLICLGVFLAFSTQVSAAPLKVNSGDFISVAAKEVSPGQVDLDWVFSLSDSASGYSIERSQSPNSGFAEVMRTEGVLCRCSDANLSEGQTYFYRVRAYQKRWKRVIYSPYSETFSVTTEISSEPIPEVSVPGSFEFSA
- a CDS encoding 4Fe-4S binding protein; translated protein: MTTSSASIQFHPGHSGRALHKWLLALVMVTVIALGWKYPLLGFAVPAAMATGIVGGLFRGRFVCGNICPRGSFFDTYFNLVGSSKPVPPFLQSMGFRWSALAAMMGFMTWRILQDPGSLSHWGSVFWSICAITTGLGVVLGLAYRPRTWCSFCPVGTMQNALGGHKDPLRIDAGCKSCRICEKNCPMGLSIAEHKEAGQIPHRDCLKCSSCETTCPAGALSWDKAA
- a CDS encoding rhodanese-like domain-containing protein; translated protein: MKRSGRFLVFFVVAAFLSLGLGGCGSSSSSKAPVTDEDTPVIENPTADQTGDTSLFPNAQLLASAEDLLEGAAGGVATLAESSDPIIIDTRSADAYAAGHIPGAINAEWGIFALWSDPPEKATLKPVADLEAQLGGLGLTTDARIVIYDDTVSSWGSAGRIFWMLEFLGCTNVQILNGGWDKWEADGLPTEMAANVLEPAVFTAALKPAVNPDKEYINSRLGDADFVTVDTRTDDEYNGWTLYGEARGGHISGAVQLPYEWYYNDDNTVLGYADLTALFESRGITADKEVVAYCTAGIRSGFFYFLGRLMGYERVANYDASMWDWAAADAATYPMDKMEKYAELVHPGWVKGLIDYHAPGSTADAPADYPYERDRKYLIFETQWGSFEDMAQGWADDSYLKGHIPGAIHSNSDTYENGYPRWFMLPDEELRAAVGSMGITADTTVVVYSGSPIFAARLWWILKYAGVEDVRLLNGGYEAWTSAGFDGETTINEPVPATFAGTVHPEYLATTDDAAARYDAGDTIFADVRSYEEYAGEVSGYGYVANKGRIPGAVYAFNADNPDREYLDDDGTLRSFSEVRDMWRGLGIAPAAADDTFDKEVVFYCGSGYRSSLSFLYAYLMGYENVRNYSDGWEGWSTNYIEDPSYVADPDLPGSTDGWIQAPSGRSVAYGVHPEWDADSYENVSRLVDARWTKEVLLENDNFGKPYVIAEVNWGPAGDSYNNGHIPGAIHVNTDEIEYDCFNARNDWPVDAGEPACWDRSTTVEEDAAKGLGPDDSLPRNWWNIYPDQYLLPGIAYMGIDKDTTVVVYGPDASAVARLVWTLIYAGVDDVRFMEGGYDAWVSAGYEGSTEAVARTPVSDFGASAALHPEYKVDISHVRDVVNGVVTGALMVDIRSEDEYAGASAPYGYIPTDGRIPGAVWGKAGSGPWSMEDYVNADNTLKAPADIEAFWADQGITADKHLSFYCGTAWRSSLAWFYGYMMGYPQVSNFDSSWFEWSMGEGSSYAGADPVLNPTVDDEPDLP